In Flavobacterium sp. N1736, the following are encoded in one genomic region:
- a CDS encoding lysoplasmalogenase family protein: MKANKPSLILYFLALLFTIIFDCMQHDVLAVYAKSIVLPAIFFYFLISRDYKIGKTEALVFLFCFVGQVFELMDIEISPIGGVLSFLVVYMLLIRIFIVSHEKIKLQKRDVLPISIVVIFIVYLLISVLSLQSDSMKKFNFLYTFYGIVLSLLSYYAFVNYITKGTYVSFLMSLMAICYIFSDIFYIFSEYFSYSIVLVLIRDITQILAYYFMVAYFIEKTKSYKKVLYDN, translated from the coding sequence ATGAAAGCGAATAAACCGTCGTTGATCTTATACTTTTTAGCCTTGCTGTTTACAATTATTTTCGATTGTATGCAGCATGATGTTTTGGCAGTTTATGCAAAATCCATCGTGCTGCCGGCTATTTTTTTCTATTTTTTAATAAGCAGAGATTATAAAATAGGAAAAACCGAAGCATTGGTTTTCTTATTCTGCTTTGTAGGCCAGGTTTTTGAGCTGATGGATATAGAAATTTCTCCAATAGGTGGCGTATTAAGCTTTCTCGTCGTTTATATGCTGCTTATCAGGATTTTTATAGTAAGTCACGAAAAAATAAAACTGCAAAAAAGAGACGTTTTACCTATCTCAATAGTCGTAATATTTATTGTTTACTTATTGATTTCAGTCTTGAGTTTGCAATCAGATTCCATGAAAAAGTTTAATTTTTTGTATACTTTTTATGGAATCGTTTTAAGCCTTTTAAGTTATTATGCGTTTGTAAACTACATCACAAAAGGTACCTATGTATCTTTTTTAATGAGCTTAATGGCAATCTGTTATATCTTTTCAGACATTTTTTACATTTTCAGCGAATATTTCTCGTACTCCATTGTACTCGTTTTAATTCGTGATATCACACAAATACTCGCCTATTACTTTATGGTAGCCTATTTTATTGAAAAAACAAAATCGTATAAAAAAGTATTATACGATAATTGA
- a CDS encoding bifunctional metallophosphatase/5'-nucleotidase, with protein MKRREFIEKTAASTALLSLGLSLSSFETNDIKHLTVLHTNDVHSHIDPFPADDPRNANKGGVSRRAALIETIRKENPNVLLLDAGDIFQGTPYFNYYGGELEFKLMSMMKYDASTIGNHDFDNGLDGLYAQMPHATFEFINANYDFKNTVMNGLVKPYKIFNKNGIKVGVFGVGIELAGLVDKQMYKETVYNDPVEIAQDMTQLLKKQEKCDLVICLSHLGYKYGDADSSKISDLKFAGLTQDIDLIIGGHTHTFLDKPTIVKNKVGENVLVNQVGCYGINLGRIDFYFDKNKAHTNEGKSIIV; from the coding sequence ATGAAAAGAAGAGAATTTATCGAAAAAACTGCTGCAAGTACTGCTTTATTAAGTTTAGGTTTGTCATTAAGCAGTTTTGAAACTAACGATATTAAACATTTAACTGTTTTGCATACGAATGATGTTCACAGCCATATTGATCCTTTTCCGGCTGATGATCCTCGTAATGCAAATAAAGGTGGTGTTTCTCGCCGTGCGGCACTTATTGAAACTATTCGTAAAGAAAATCCAAATGTACTTTTGCTTGATGCAGGCGATATTTTTCAGGGAACTCCGTACTTTAATTATTATGGCGGTGAACTTGAGTTCAAATTAATGAGCATGATGAAATATGACGCTTCAACGATAGGAAATCATGATTTTGATAACGGTCTTGATGGTTTATATGCGCAAATGCCTCACGCTACTTTTGAGTTCATCAATGCAAATTATGATTTTAAGAATACGGTGATGAACGGGCTTGTAAAACCTTATAAAATTTTCAATAAAAACGGAATCAAAGTAGGTGTTTTTGGTGTGGGAATTGAGCTTGCCGGTTTGGTAGACAAGCAAATGTATAAGGAAACGGTTTATAATGATCCTGTAGAAATTGCGCAGGATATGACGCAATTGTTAAAGAAACAGGAAAAATGCGATTTGGTTATTTGTCTTTCGCATTTAGGTTATAAATACGGCGATGCGGATTCTTCTAAAATTTCTGATTTAAAATTCGCAGGTTTAACGCAGGATATCGATTTGATTATTGGCGGACATACGCATACTTTTTTAGATAAACCAACTATTGTGAAAAACAAAGTGGGCGAAAATGTTTTGGTAAATCAAGTGGGTTGCTACGGAATAAATTTAGGTCGAATAGATTTTTATTTCGATAAAAATAAAGCGCATACCAATGAAGGAAAATCAATTATCGTATAA
- a CDS encoding 5'-nucleotidase C-terminal domain-containing protein encodes MVKLKKYNGVLKLFVIFLTLFFIVSCSNKNYNLTKIEGKQLPITEKQSQTPEIENFIKPYREHINKDLDSVLAYCPETLDKSTGKWQTTIGNLMADVCVERGNLVFMAREKKSIDLCLLNHGGIRAILPKGNVTSRNAFEIMPFENSMVVMGLKGDQILEIASYIIKEKKPQPLSGMTFTIAKDKTPKNILIQGKPLDLNKVYYVATNDYLANGGDNMNFFAKSVQKFDLNYKLRNVFIDYFKEVDTIPVPRDIRITEE; translated from the coding sequence ATGGTAAAACTAAAAAAGTATAACGGAGTTTTAAAACTTTTTGTTATATTCTTAACACTTTTTTTTATAGTTTCTTGCAGCAATAAAAACTACAATTTAACTAAGATCGAGGGAAAACAGCTTCCTATAACCGAAAAACAGTCTCAAACCCCTGAAATTGAGAACTTCATTAAACCTTACAGAGAGCATATTAATAAAGATTTAGATAGTGTTTTGGCATATTGTCCTGAAACATTAGACAAAAGTACGGGAAAATGGCAAACTACAATTGGAAATTTAATGGCTGATGTTTGCGTAGAAAGAGGAAATCTTGTTTTTATGGCGCGTGAGAAAAAAAGTATCGATTTATGTTTATTGAATCATGGCGGAATAAGAGCGATTTTACCCAAAGGAAATGTTACCAGCAGAAATGCTTTTGAAATCATGCCTTTTGAAAACAGTATGGTTGTAATGGGATTAAAAGGAGATCAGATTCTTGAAATAGCTTCTTATATTATTAAAGAGAAAAAACCGCAGCCATTGTCTGGTATGACTTTTACAATTGCAAAAGACAAGACTCCAAAAAACATTTTAATTCAGGGAAAACCTCTTGACCTTAATAAAGTTTATTATGTTGCTACAAATGATTATTTGGCTAACGGCGGCGATAACATGAATTTTTTCGCTAAAAGTGTTCAGAAATTTGATTTGAATTATAAGCTTCGAAATGTATTTATTGATTATTTTAAAGAGGTTGATACAATTCCGGTTCCAAGAGATATTCGAATTACAGAAGAATAA
- a CDS encoding DUF6913 domain-containing protein: MFLNYIREFFVKKSLNNTLRKVKNEVFTSNIQTIGLLVDESKFRHSNDLVNALIGHGIAPQNIKIVTYRDKIKKKKTYSETTFGKKDINWKGGIKVDFLTDFVETEFDLLISYYEIEKPILMMITGRSKARFKVGFASVDDKLNRWMINTDLENYKLFISELFKYLKSIK, encoded by the coding sequence ATGTTTTTAAATTATATAAGGGAATTTTTTGTAAAAAAATCATTAAATAATACCTTGCGTAAGGTAAAAAACGAAGTATTTACAAGTAATATACAAACAATTGGATTACTGGTTGATGAGAGTAAATTTAGACATTCTAATGACTTGGTCAATGCGTTAATCGGGCATGGAATTGCACCGCAAAACATAAAAATTGTTACGTATAGAGATAAAATTAAGAAGAAAAAAACATATTCTGAGACTACTTTTGGTAAAAAAGACATCAACTGGAAAGGCGGAATTAAAGTAGATTTTCTAACTGATTTTGTCGAGACAGAATTTGATCTTTTGATTAGTTATTATGAAATCGAAAAACCAATTTTGATGATGATAACAGGCAGATCAAAAGCAAGGTTTAAAGTTGGGTTTGCATCAGTCGACGATAAATTAAATCGATGGATGATAAATACCGATTTAGAGAATTATAAACTTTTCATATCTGAATTGTTTAAGTATTTAAAAAGTATAAAATAA
- the dapA gene encoding 4-hydroxy-tetrahydrodipicolinate synthase produces the protein MQSLIGTGVALVTPFKKDFSIDFEALQRIVNFSIDGGVDYLVVMGTTAENATLTQVEKEQVINAVIDINKGRLPLVLGVGGNNTMQIVEELKTRDFSAFDAILSVSPYYNKPTQEGIYQHFKAIAEASPIPVILYNVPGRTASNMLPATVIRLAKDFSNVVAIKEAAGDMAQAMQLIKNAPKDFLVISGDDMIALPIVLAGGAGVISVIGQGFPKEFSEMIRLGLNKKVSEAFKTQYFLSDCIDMIFEQGNPAGIKQIFQALGIAENTVRLPLVSVDDSLAKRLNEFVQHSIKVEQD, from the coding sequence ATGCAATCATTAATAGGAACAGGCGTTGCACTTGTAACACCATTTAAAAAAGATTTCTCAATTGACTTTGAAGCATTACAGCGAATAGTTAATTTTTCGATTGATGGAGGAGTGGATTATCTTGTGGTTATGGGTACAACAGCAGAAAATGCGACCCTGACACAAGTTGAAAAAGAACAGGTTATTAATGCTGTAATTGATATTAATAAAGGAAGATTGCCATTAGTATTAGGAGTTGGCGGTAACAATACAATGCAGATTGTAGAAGAATTAAAAACAAGGGATTTTTCTGCTTTTGATGCTATTCTTTCAGTTTCACCTTATTATAATAAACCAACACAAGAAGGAATTTATCAGCATTTTAAAGCAATAGCCGAAGCGTCTCCAATTCCCGTAATTTTATACAATGTACCGGGAAGAACAGCTAGTAACATGTTGCCGGCAACAGTAATACGTCTTGCAAAAGATTTTAGTAATGTTGTAGCAATAAAAGAAGCAGCAGGAGATATGGCGCAGGCGATGCAATTGATAAAAAATGCACCAAAAGATTTTCTTGTAATTTCAGGAGATGATATGATCGCTTTACCAATTGTTTTGGCCGGCGGAGCAGGAGTAATTTCAGTAATCGGGCAAGGTTTTCCTAAAGAATTTTCAGAAATGATTCGTTTAGGACTGAATAAAAAAGTTAGTGAAGCGTTTAAAACACAATACTTTTTATCAGATTGTATCGATATGATTTTTGAGCAGGGAAATCCTGCGGGAATCAAACAAATCTTTCAAGCCCTTGGTATTGCTGAGAACACAGTTCGTTTGCCATTGGTTTCTGTAGACGATTCATTAGCAAAAAGATTAAATGAATTTGTTCAGCACAGTATCAAAGTAGAGCAGGATTAA
- a CDS encoding outer membrane protein assembly factor BamD: protein MKKIVSLLIVVVLFCSCSDYQKALKNDDVAAKFEIATKMYEAGKYNKAIRLFEQLASTYRGKPQAEKLFYMFSQSYYKTKQYYLAGYQFESFVSGYPRSEKVQEAAFLGAFSYSKLSPSYSLDQTDTVKALEKLQAFIDNYPNSEYLPQANAAVQILNGKLEKKAYENAKGYNTISDYKSALIAFDNFIADFPGTPFKEDALFYKYDSAYQLAINSVPSKMQDRLNVAKAAYNNLIKFNSATKYKKQADEMNARVETDLQKFTK from the coding sequence ATGAAAAAAATAGTATCTCTATTAATTGTTGTTGTCCTTTTTTGTTCTTGTAGTGATTACCAAAAAGCATTAAAAAATGATGATGTTGCAGCAAAATTTGAAATAGCAACAAAAATGTACGAGGCAGGAAAATATAACAAGGCGATTCGTCTTTTTGAGCAGTTAGCGTCTACATATAGAGGTAAACCTCAGGCAGAGAAATTATTTTACATGTTTTCTCAGTCTTATTATAAAACAAAACAATATTATTTAGCCGGTTATCAGTTTGAAAGTTTTGTTTCAGGATATCCACGAAGCGAAAAAGTTCAGGAAGCAGCATTTTTAGGAGCCTTTAGTTATTCAAAATTATCTCCGTCTTACAGCTTGGATCAAACAGATACAGTGAAAGCTTTAGAAAAATTACAAGCTTTTATAGATAATTATCCAAATTCAGAATACCTTCCTCAGGCAAATGCAGCTGTACAAATTTTGAACGGCAAGCTTGAGAAAAAAGCATATGAAAATGCAAAAGGATACAACACGATTTCAGATTATAAATCAGCATTAATTGCTTTTGATAATTTTATAGCTGATTTTCCGGGAACACCTTTTAAAGAAGATGCATTGTTCTATAAATACGATTCAGCATACCAATTAGCAATAAATAGTGTTCCTTCAAAAATGCAGGACCGTTTAAACGTTGCAAAAGCAGCTTACAATAACTTAATAAAGTTTAACAGCGCTACAAAATACAAAAAACAGGCAGACGAAATGAACGCCAGAGTTGAAACAGATTTACAAAAATTTACTAAATAA